ATGTTCGGGTTTTTAAAATATGATGAAATAAAGGATTATTTCTTTCCTTCCATTTTATCTTTTAAGGCTTGTAAAGCTTCGTTAGCGTCACCTAAAGTTGGTTTTGCTTCATCAGCTTGTGCGGCCGCTTTCTTAACAGCAGCTTTTACATTACGTTGCTCTTCTTCTTTAAATAAAGCAGTATGACTTGCTACAACTCTCTTGAATTCTTTATTGAATTCAATAATTTTAAATTCAGCTGAATCACCTTTACCTAATTTAGAACCATCTTCTTTTTCTAGATGACGGGTAGGTACAAATGCTTGTATATCTTCATTAAAATCGATCGTTGCTCCTTTATCCACTACTTCTGCAATCGTTGCCGTATGCGTCGTGTCTAAAGCAAATTCTTTTTCGTACTTGTCCCAAGGATTATCAGTAGTTTGCTTGTGACCTAAAGATAATTTACGTCCTTCAACATCTAATTCTAATACTTCAACTTCTAATTTATCACCTACAGTTACAAATTCTGATGGGTGCTTAATTTTCTTAGTCCAAGATAAGTCAGAAATATAGATTAAACCGTCAATACCTTCTTCTAATTCTACGAAAACACCAAAGTTAGTAAAGTTACGTACAATACCTTCATGCTTAGAACCTAAAGGATATTTAGTAGTAATATCAGTCCAAGGATCTGGAGTCATTTGCTTAATACCTAATGACATTTTACGATCTTCACGATCCATTGTCAATACTACAGCTTCAACTTGATCACCAACTTTTACGAAATCTTGAGCAGAACGTAAATGCGTTGACCAAGACATTTCAGAAACGTGGATTAATCCTTCTACACCTTCTGCAACTTCAATAAATGCACCGTAGTCAGCAATAACCACTACTTTACCTTTTACTTTGTCACCAATCTTAATTTCATCAGATAAAGCTTCCCATGGGTGCTTTTCTAACTGCTTAAGACCTAATTGAATTCTTGATTTGTTATCATCAAAGTCAAGGATTACAACATTTAATTTTTGATCTAATTCAACAACCTCATTCGGGTGGTTAATTCTAGACCAAGAAAGATCTGTAATATGAACTAAACCATCAACACCACCTAAATCAATAAACACACCGTAAGAAGTAATGTTTTTAACAACACCTTCTAACACTTGTCCTTTTTCTAGTTGACCAATGATTTCTTTTTTCTGTTCTTCAATATCAGCCTCAATAAGAGCTTTGTGAGATACCACTACGTTTTTAAATTCATGGTTGATTTTCACTACCTTGAATTCCATAGTTTTACCTACGTACTGATCGTAATCTCTAATTGGCTTCACATCAATCTGAGAACCTGGTAAGAACGCCTCGATTCCGAAAACATCGACAATCATACCTCCTTTAGTTCTACACTTCACAAAACCATTAACGATTTCTTCCTTATCATGAGCAGCATTTACTCTATCCCAAGCCATAATAGTTCTGGCCTTTCTGTGCGATAGTACTAATTGTCCACTTTTATCCTCACGGATATCGATAAGCACCTCAACTTTATCACCAACTTTTAAATCTGGATTGTAACGAAATTCATTCAGTGAAATAACACCTTCTGATTTTGCATTAATGTCGATAATAGCTTCACGGTCTGTAATATAAACTACAGTTCCTGTTACTACTTCTTCATCCATAGTATCTACAAAATTCTCTGCAACTAATGTTTCAAACTCTTGGAGTTTTTTATCATCAACTTGCTCAATACCTTGTTCGTACTTTGTCCAGTTAAAGTTTTCTAAAAATTCTTGAGGATCTTGTACAGGTGCCTGTACTTTTGCTTGAGTAGCCTCTACAGTTACTTCAGCTTCTTTTTTGTCTTCAGCCATTGCTGATTAATAATTTGTATTTTGCAGTCTTACAAGAGTTCAACTAATACTACAAAAGAATTATACATTATTTTTTTTGACCTTTTTCTCTTGTTTCGTTTAAAAAGGAGTGCAAAATTAAACATTTTTTATGAGATTACCTACATATTGATGGTCAATAATATATAAGGACTTTTCCCTACTATTATTTATCAATAATTAGTACCTTTAAGACTATTATTAATCATTAAACATAGAAAAAATATGAGTGTTAAAGCTAAATATCAGGGCGTTTTACAGTTAGGAGAGCAACTTGGAATTAAGAACGGAGATATATCAGAAGAGTCAGGAGTATTAAAAATTAAAGGTGAAGCTGCAACTCCTCATGAAAAAAACCTTATATGGGATAAAATCGAGGAACTTGGCGGTGAAAATGCCAAAGACATAAAAGCTAATATCACCGTGACTGACGATTCTGTGTACCACAGACATATTGTGAAAGGTGGAGATTCATTAAGTAAAATTGCCAAACATTACTATGGCGATGCCATGAAATATAAACAAATTTTTGAGGCGAATACAAATATCTTAAAAAATCCAGATGTAATTCATCCAGATCAGGTTTTAGTAATTCCTAACCTATAGGACTCTTAAAGTTATGAACACATAAAAAACGTCTGAAATCCTTTTCAGACGTTTTTTTATGCATCACAAGTTTCGTTTGTATTGTACTATTTTTAAAGACTACAATGCGCTAATGCTTCAAAAGGACCATCAAAAAAAAAGACTGTCTTTTACAGACAGTCTTCAATAGTATATGCAACTTATAAAAAAGTGTTAATCTTGCTTTGCTTCAAGTTTTGCTTTTTTTGCTTCTTTTCTTTCTTTCAAAATCTCTAAAATGTTACCACCTACCCAATAAGGGATAACAAAGGTCAATAAAAAAATCATAAGCCAAAAACCTATGGTTAAAATGGTTATAAAAGCTATAAATCCTAAATATTGGTCAAATTCAAACATAATATATTATTTATGCTACAAAGATAGTTTGAAAATGATGAATTCTACAAATGAAAATCAAAAAAAATCTATAAAAATATTCCATTCGATGTAAATAAATTGTGAATACAATATCTTTGTAACACATTTAAACAAAGCATTATGAGTTATAGAATAGAAAAAGATACAATGGGCAAGGTTGAAGTTCCTTCTGATAAATACTGGGGAGCTCAAACAGAGCGTTCCCGCAATAATTTCAAAATTGGTGCCCCTGCATCTATGCCTTTAGACATTGTCTACGGTTTTGCTTATTTAAAAAAAGCTGCCGCGTACACCAACGAAGAACTGGGCGTACTGACTAAAGAAAAAAGAGATTTAATCGCTAAAGTTTGTGATGAAATTTTAACAGGCAAACACGATGATCAGTTTCCTTTGGTTATATGGCAAACAGGTTCTGGTACTCAGAGCAACATGAATGTAAATGAAGTAATTGCTAATCGTGCCCATGAACTTGCAGGCAACGTTATTGGAGAAGGTGATAAAACCATTCAACCTAATGATGATGTGAACAAATCGCAATCGTCGAATGACACCTTTCCTACTGGCATGCATATTGCCGCATATAAAAAAATAGTGGAAGTCACCATTCCTGGTATCTTACAATTAAGAGATACCTTACAAAAGAAGGTGGTTGAATTTAAAAATGTTGTAAAAATTGGTCGCACCCATCTCATGGATGCTACGCCACTTACCTTAGGGCAAGAATTTTCTGGATATGTTTCTCAGTTAGATCATGGAATAAAAGCACTTCAAAACACTTTACCGCACCTTTCTGAATTGGCGCTAGGCGGCACTGCCGTTGGAACAGGGTTAAATACGCCTGACGGTTATGATGTTTTGGTAGCCAAATATATTGCTGAATTTACAGGATTGCCATTTATTACCGCAGCAAATAAATTTGAAGCTTTGGCTGCACACGATGCGATTGTTGAAAGCCACGGTGCCTTAAAACAATTAGCAGTTGCTTTAAACAAAATTGCAAATGATATTCGAATGATGGCTTCTGGTCCTCGTTCTGGTATTGGAGAAATTATTATTCCTGCAAACGAACCCGGCAGTTCTATAATGCCCGGAAAAGTAAATCCTACGCAGTGCGAAGCTTTGACTATGGTTTGCGCTCAAGTAATGGGTAACGATGTTGCCATTAGTGTTGGTGGCACTCAAGGTCATTATGAATTAAATGTTTTTAAACCTATGATGGCGGCCAATATTTTACAATCCGCAGAACTTTTAGGGGATGCTTGTGTTAGCTTTGATGTAAATTGTGCTGTAGGTATTGAACCTAATCACGAAGTCATTAAGCAGTTATTAAACAATTCTTTAATGCTTGTGACGGCCTTAAACACTAAAATTGGGTATTATAAAGCAGCAGAAATCGCCAATACAGCCCATAAAAATGGAACTACCTTAAAAGAAGAAGCCGTAAACTTAGGCTATGTAAGTGCTGAAGATTATGACGATTGGGTAAAACCAGAGGAAATGGTTGGCAGTTTAAAATAAAACTATTTGTATAGGTATAAAAAAAGGGGGCATCACACTAGTAATGCACCCCTTTTTTAGTGAATAGATAATATTTTATTATTTTAAAGCAAACTTACTTGTTCCTAATAATTTAAGTTTATTATCATAAACATTGACCATATAGTTTCCTTTTTGGAAATCTCCAGCTGGTTTATTTATAAAATCACAAACATCTAAAGTTTTGTTTTCGTAATAGAACGCTGTTGCTTTGCTATAGGTTACAGAAGCTCCAGAATCAGCAGATTTTGAAAAACTTTCTCCTAAAACATTCCCTTGAGGATCTAAAACTTCAATATAAAATTCCTTATCTCCTGCTTGTGCAATAGCATTGTTTGTTAAGGTAAAACAAACTTTAAATTTATCTGTTGAACCAGCTCTTTGCGTAGAAACTAATTTTCCACTATTACGTTCCTTTACCGCATCTACAGATAATTTTGAAATATTTAAAGCAGAACCTCTTTCAACAGCATTTGCTAATTGTGTATTTTGAACTACTAAAGAGTCATTAAAAACAGTTTGTTTTTCTAATTCAACAAAAGTACTATCTCTCTGCATCACTAAGGCACTGTTAGAGCGTGTTAAAGAATCTACTTTTCTAATTAATTGCTGTCTTTCTTTAGTTAAAATACTTACTTGACGTCTGTACTTTCCTAAAGCCGCAATATCTAAACGCATTGTTTTTACCGAATCAATATACTTTGCAATATTGTCTCTTGCCGACACTAATTCGTCATTGGTAAGATTACTTTCTAAAATAGCTTTATCGTATTCCGAACGTAAACTTGTCAAATCTTCTACTACCAACTCTTTCTCCTTGTTGAGTTGTATGGTATTGTCTTGTTTTTCTTTATACAGGCTTACTGTATATATTACCAAACCTACCAACAATACTAGTAATAGACCTGCTACTACTTTTAAACCGCTATTACTTTTAGTTTCTGTCATAATTTAAAAAAATTAATTGTTCCTTTTTTAGTTTTCTTCTCTCGAAGTGTTTGTTTGTATTTCATCTATATACGTACTAATTTAACATTTAGATTTTTTGTTAAAAATTAGTTGGTTCGAAATCCTATTTTTTTCTAGTTCTATCAAGTGCAGCAATGCCTTTTTGCTCATTCCCTATCTTTCAAAAAAATATCATAGGACTGCTAGTGCACATATAATTCTTCAAAAAATAAAGCAATGACTTGTTTTTAAAATTAGTGCTAAGTGTTTTTTTTCCAAATACACTACCTGGAGGTCCAAATGGCAGCCATAAATGCATAGGCCAAAATTTAGATTCAGTTTGATAAAAAAGGTAAATAGAGCAAAAATATCTTGATTTCAGACTCAAAACTTGCATATGGGTTATATCTTTACAAAAAAAGTAAGCTTAAAAATGAGATATCACCCTCAGCATTCATCTATGTAAGAAAGCTGCTATTCAAATGAAACTTTTATCAAAAAAACAAAACTTATGAAAAATGTACTTTATGTTAGCTTAGCAATGCTGTTTTTAATGGCTTGCAAAGAATCAAAAAAAGAAGAGGCTACTACTGAAATGGCCGATACAACACTAACAACTTCATCGGTTTCAGATGAAATAACGATTAATCCAGTCGAGCATGCCACGGCTGTTTTAGAATGGGGAGGAACTACCATTTATATCGACCCCGTAGGTGGCGCCAAAGCTTTTGAAAATCAAAAAAAACCAGATTTAATTTTGATTACCGATATTCACGGAGATCATTTTAGTTTAGAAACGCTAGATTTTTTAGATACCTCTATGGCTAAAATAATAGTTCCACAAGCAGTGGCCGATAAAATGACCGAAAATTATACGGCTCAATTAGAAATTTTAAATAACGGGGACTCCAAAACGTATAAAGAAATAACTGTAGAAGCTATTCCAATGTATAACCTACGTGAAGAGGCACT
The sequence above is drawn from the Cellulophaga sp. Hel_I_12 genome and encodes:
- a CDS encoding LysM peptidoglycan-binding domain-containing protein; amino-acid sequence: MSVKAKYQGVLQLGEQLGIKNGDISEESGVLKIKGEAATPHEKNLIWDKIEELGGENAKDIKANITVTDDSVYHRHIVKGGDSLSKIAKHYYGDAMKYKQIFEANTNILKNPDVIHPDQVLVIPNL
- the rpsA gene encoding 30S ribosomal protein S1; translation: MAEDKKEAEVTVEATQAKVQAPVQDPQEFLENFNWTKYEQGIEQVDDKKLQEFETLVAENFVDTMDEEVVTGTVVYITDREAIIDINAKSEGVISLNEFRYNPDLKVGDKVEVLIDIREDKSGQLVLSHRKARTIMAWDRVNAAHDKEEIVNGFVKCRTKGGMIVDVFGIEAFLPGSQIDVKPIRDYDQYVGKTMEFKVVKINHEFKNVVVSHKALIEADIEEQKKEIIGQLEKGQVLEGVVKNITSYGVFIDLGGVDGLVHITDLSWSRINHPNEVVELDQKLNVVILDFDDNKSRIQLGLKQLEKHPWEALSDEIKIGDKVKGKVVVIADYGAFIEVAEGVEGLIHVSEMSWSTHLRSAQDFVKVGDQVEAVVLTMDREDRKMSLGIKQMTPDPWTDITTKYPLGSKHEGIVRNFTNFGVFVELEEGIDGLIYISDLSWTKKIKHPSEFVTVGDKLEVEVLELDVEGRKLSLGHKQTTDNPWDKYEKEFALDTTHTATIAEVVDKGATIDFNEDIQAFVPTRHLEKEDGSKLGKGDSAEFKIIEFNKEFKRVVASHTALFKEEEQRNVKAAVKKAAAQADEAKPTLGDANEALQALKDKMEGKK
- a CDS encoding MBL fold metallo-hydrolase, which encodes MKNVLYVSLAMLFLMACKESKKEEATTEMADTTLTTSSVSDEITINPVEHATAVLEWGGTTIYIDPVGGAKAFENQKKPDLILITDIHGDHFSLETLDFLDTSMAKIIVPQAVADKMTENYTAQLEILNNGDSKTYKEITVEAIPMYNLREEALNFHTKGRGNGYVLTMGDQRIYFSGDTEDIPEMRALKNIDKAFICMNLPYTMTEQSAASAVLEFKPKEVYPYHYRGNPDVSDVSKFKNLVNEGDDTIKVIQLDWYPDAEY
- the fumC gene encoding class II fumarate hydratase — encoded protein: MSYRIEKDTMGKVEVPSDKYWGAQTERSRNNFKIGAPASMPLDIVYGFAYLKKAAAYTNEELGVLTKEKRDLIAKVCDEILTGKHDDQFPLVIWQTGSGTQSNMNVNEVIANRAHELAGNVIGEGDKTIQPNDDVNKSQSSNDTFPTGMHIAAYKKIVEVTIPGILQLRDTLQKKVVEFKNVVKIGRTHLMDATPLTLGQEFSGYVSQLDHGIKALQNTLPHLSELALGGTAVGTGLNTPDGYDVLVAKYIAEFTGLPFITAANKFEALAAHDAIVESHGALKQLAVALNKIANDIRMMASGPRSGIGEIIIPANEPGSSIMPGKVNPTQCEALTMVCAQVMGNDVAISVGGTQGHYELNVFKPMMAANILQSAELLGDACVSFDVNCAVGIEPNHEVIKQLLNNSLMLVTALNTKIGYYKAAEIANTAHKNGTTLKEEAVNLGYVSAEDYDDWVKPEEMVGSLK